TGGTTCGCGTCGGTCGCCGGGAGAGGCGGTCGACGGTCTCGGCGACGCGCTCGTCGAGTTCCTCGGCGGGGACCGCCTCGTTGATCAGGTCGATCGCCGCGGCCCGCTCGGCCGGGAAGAACTCGCCGGTGAACGCCAGTTGCTTCGCGGTGCGCAGTCCGACCAGTTGCGGCAGCAGGAACGTCCCGCCCGTGTCGGGGATGAGGCCGACCCGGACGAACGCACACGAGAACGTCGCGTCCTCGGTCGCGTACGCGAAGTCGGCCAGCGCCGCGACGGCCAGTCCCGCCCCGACGGCGTCGCCGTTTACCTTCGCGACGGTGGGCACGCGACACTCGAGCATCTCCTCGACGACCCGCCCGAACGTCTCGGTGACCCGGTCGTAGGCCTCGCTCGGCCCCTCGTCGCGCTCGGCCATCGCCTGAATGTCGCCGCCGGCGCTGAACGCGTCGCCCTCGCCGGTGAGCACGACCGCGTGGTGGTCGTCGGGGGAGGCGCTCGCCACCGCCTCGGCGAGTTCCTCGGCGGTCTCCGTCGAGAAGGCGTTGAGCACCGCCGGTCGGTCGAACGTGATTCGCAGGACGCCGTCGTCGTCTTCGACGCGCATGGCCGCAGTCTCGAACGCCGGCGCCTTAACTGTACGCGGGAGACGGCCGGCGGCGGGCCGCGACGATCTCGCCACGTCCGGCAGGATAGCCGAACGTTCGTTCAATCCTTCTCGTTTTACCAAGAAATTTTATAAGTAACGTCCGGCTACCGGTTCGGTTCACTTAACTCGTGAACTGGTGCTGGGCAACCCCTATGAGAACACGACAGCGAACCTGACCTGCATGGCACGCGGACCTTCGGGAACGAGTGAATCCGATAGTCGCAACGTACGCAGGGACTCCCTGCTGGATCGACGGTCGTACCTGAAAGCGGCCGGGATCGCGGCCGGCGTGATGGCCGGCGCGGCCGGCAGCGCCGCGGCGGCCGAGGACGCCGACGTGAACATCGTCGAGGCCGGCGCCGACGATACCGGGAACAGGGCGATCAACGACGTACTGGACCGCGTCCACGGGAGCGGCAAGACGATCTACTTCCCGCCGGGGCGGTACCTGCTGCGGTCGTTCCGGACCGCCGCGAACGACTGGACGTGGGTCGGCGAGGACGCGACCATCGTCGTCCCCGGCAGCGAGAACCGGAACTACCTCTTCTTCGAGGGCGACCGGTGGACGTTCGACAACTTCACGATCGACCTGACGGCGTCCGGCGCCGCGCCGATCAACTACCCCCGTGGCAACGACTGGGAGTTCAAGAACGTCGTCTTCGAGGGGCAGATGGACGACCCGGAGTACCGGGCCGGGTCGAACCTGCTGTACCCCAACGTCGACAGCGCCGGCGCGACCGGCGTGATCGAGAACGTGATCGCGACCGACGGGAGCGCCGACCCGGGCGACTCCTCCAACCGCGGCGGGTTGTGGGCCGGTCCGAGCAACGAGGGCCACCTGATCGTTCGCAACAGCCACTTCCGGCACTTCGCGAACAACACGCTGTACGTCGCGAACATCCCCGGCCGCGTGACGATCGATGGCTGTCTCATCGAGGACAGCAACGTCGGCGTCCGCATCGGCGG
The Salinilacihabitans rarus DNA segment above includes these coding regions:
- a CDS encoding enoyl-CoA hydratase/isomerase family protein; its protein translation is MRVEDDDGVLRITFDRPAVLNAFSTETAEELAEAVASASPDDHHAVVLTGEGDAFSAGGDIQAMAERDEGPSEAYDRVTETFGRVVEEMLECRVPTVAKVNGDAVGAGLAVAALADFAYATEDATFSCAFVRVGLIPDTGGTFLLPQLVGLRTAKQLAFTGEFFPAERAAAIDLINEAVPAEELDERVAETVDRLSRRPTRTIGLAKRAIHENLGRNWSAALDYENHVQVQAYTSEAHEEGVSAFLEGRDPEFD